Proteins from a genomic interval of Myxococcales bacterium:
- the typA gene encoding translational GTPase TypA, whose protein sequence is MSNAAPREDLRNIAIIAHVDHGKTTLVDAMLRFSGLFRDNQVVAERVMDSGELERERGITISSKSTSIEFDGTRIQLVDTPGHADFGGEVERILGMVDAVLLLVDAVEGVMPQTRFVLRKALAHGLKPILVVNKIDRPEQRAEEILDEVFDLLVELGANDEQLDFSTVYTSAKAGLAKRDMSDEAKDLRPLMEAILECADAPVVDLEGPTQFQAVTFGYDVFVGRLVIGRVNRGVLKRGSTVVRVSKNGTANTFRVTKLFGTHGIERVELEEARAGDIVILAGIDSIEIGDTICDPSFPEALPRIEIDPPTISVHFSVNTSPFAGREGKFVTSRQIGDRLRREGLTNISIQVEATDRQDTFKVSGRGELQIAILVETLRRESYEFSVSRPEIIPRDVDGKKCEPVEAVVIDAPEWAAGSIMEKLAVRKGRMLDMNQEGGRVTFKFVVPSRGLFGYRNEFLTDTRGEGIMYATLDGYEPWAGDLAKRSVGGIVSTDQGQTTPFAIAKIQERAALFVEPGVQVYEGQVVGENRRPGDMQVNVCRAKKLDNMRAAGKDDTPIITPARKPTIESALEWIEDDELLEVTPGNLRIRKKLLRRNLRKRA, encoded by the coding sequence GTGTCGAACGCCGCTCCTAGAGAAGATCTCAGAAACATCGCCATCATCGCCCATGTCGATCACGGCAAGACGACCCTCGTCGATGCCATGCTGCGGTTTTCCGGGTTATTCCGCGACAACCAGGTGGTTGCAGAACGAGTGATGGATTCGGGTGAACTCGAGCGAGAGCGCGGCATCACGATCTCGTCGAAGAGCACCTCGATCGAATTCGACGGTACGAGGATTCAACTCGTAGACACGCCCGGCCACGCCGACTTCGGCGGTGAAGTCGAGCGAATACTCGGCATGGTGGACGCCGTATTGCTGTTGGTCGATGCCGTCGAGGGGGTGATGCCGCAGACGCGATTCGTTCTGCGCAAAGCTCTCGCACACGGACTCAAACCGATTCTAGTCGTCAACAAAATTGATCGACCCGAACAGCGCGCCGAAGAGATCCTCGATGAAGTCTTCGATCTCCTCGTTGAACTCGGAGCCAATGACGAACAACTCGATTTTTCAACGGTCTACACCTCAGCCAAGGCGGGCCTGGCAAAGCGCGATATGTCGGATGAAGCCAAAGATCTTCGCCCTCTGATGGAGGCGATCCTCGAATGCGCCGATGCGCCGGTGGTCGATCTCGAGGGACCTACGCAGTTTCAGGCTGTGACCTTTGGCTATGACGTTTTCGTGGGTCGCCTGGTGATCGGTCGGGTCAACCGTGGCGTGCTCAAACGGGGTAGCACCGTGGTGCGGGTCTCCAAGAACGGCACCGCAAACACGTTTCGCGTGACCAAGCTGTTCGGCACCCACGGTATCGAGCGCGTAGAGCTGGAAGAGGCTCGCGCGGGCGACATCGTCATTCTTGCAGGCATCGATTCGATCGAAATTGGAGACACGATTTGCGATCCGTCGTTTCCTGAGGCGCTGCCGCGTATCGAGATCGATCCGCCGACCATCAGCGTGCATTTCTCCGTCAATACATCTCCGTTCGCTGGCCGTGAAGGGAAGTTTGTCACGAGCCGCCAGATCGGAGATCGCCTGCGCCGCGAAGGACTGACGAACATCTCGATCCAGGTCGAAGCGACCGATCGCCAGGATACCTTCAAGGTCTCGGGTCGCGGTGAGTTGCAGATTGCGATTCTCGTCGAGACCTTGCGCCGAGAATCGTATGAGTTTTCGGTTTCACGTCCCGAAATCATCCCCCGTGATGTCGACGGCAAGAAGTGTGAACCCGTCGAAGCCGTGGTGATCGATGCGCCGGAGTGGGCCGCCGGATCGATCATGGAGAAACTCGCAGTCCGCAAGGGACGCATGTTGGACATGAACCAGGAAGGCGGCCGCGTGACTTTCAAGTTCGTCGTGCCCAGCCGGGGTCTTTTTGGCTATCGCAATGAGTTTTTGACCGATACTCGCGGTGAGGGAATCATGTACGCGACCCTCGATGGTTACGAACCGTGGGCCGGCGATCTCGCAAAGCGGAGCGTCGGAGGCATCGTCTCGACAGACCAGGGGCAGACCACTCCATTTGCCATCGCGAAGATCCAGGAACGCGCCGCACTGTTCGTCGAACCCGGAGTCCAGGTTTACGAGGGCCAGGTCGTCGGGGAGAATCGACGACCCGGTGATATGCAGGTGAACGTGTGCCGGGCGAAGAAGTTGGACAACATGCGCGCCGCGGGCAAAGACGACACCCCGATCATAACGCCAGCCCGCAAGCCCACGATCGAGAGTGCGCTGGAGTGGATCGAGGACGACGAGCTGCTGGAAGTCACGCCGGGGAACCTGCGCATACGCAAGAAGCTGCTCCGACGTAATTTGCGCAAGCGGGCGTAG
- the thrH gene encoding bifunctional phosphoserine phosphatase/homoserine phosphotransferase ThrH, whose protein sequence is MELACLDLEGVLIPEIWISFAERTGIDELRATTRDIPDYDVLMRQRLEILAQHNLGLADIQEVIAGLTPLEGAKECLDWLRERFQVVILSDTFYEFAEPFMRQLDWPTLFCHKLETDDRGMIVDYHMRQDDPKRKAVQAFHDLNFRVIATGDSYNDTNMLGEADAGILFCPPQNVIDEFPQFPVATTYADLRTEFSKASSRDLRA, encoded by the coding sequence GTGGAATTGGCTTGTTTGGATCTAGAGGGGGTATTGATCCCCGAAATTTGGATTAGTTTTGCGGAGCGCACCGGCATCGACGAACTGCGGGCAACGACCCGTGACATCCCCGACTACGATGTCTTGATGCGTCAACGACTGGAGATCCTCGCCCAGCACAATCTCGGCCTGGCCGACATTCAGGAAGTGATCGCAGGCCTGACCCCACTCGAAGGCGCCAAAGAGTGTTTGGATTGGCTGCGCGAACGCTTCCAGGTCGTAATCCTTTCGGACACGTTTTACGAATTCGCAGAACCCTTCATGCGCCAACTCGATTGGCCGACGCTCTTCTGCCACAAGCTCGAAACCGACGACCGCGGCATGATCGTGGACTACCACATGCGCCAGGACGACCCGAAGCGAAAGGCCGTACAGGCGTTTCACGACCTGAACTTTCGGGTCATCGCCACCGGCGATTCCTACAACGACACCAACATGCTCGGCGAAGCGGACGCGGGGATCTTGTTCTGCCCTCCGCAGAACGTGATCGACGAATTCCCGCAGTTCCCCGTCGCGACGACCTACGCCGACCTGCGGACGGAGTTCAGCAAAGCCTCATCGAGAGATCTTCGGGCATAG
- a CDS encoding undecaprenyl-diphosphate phosphatase — MSHLEALLLGVVQGLTEFLPVSSSGHLVMFSTLLGLESEGGLLFEVAVHVATLLAIALYYRAKILELVIGVVGREASALRYVGKLIVATLPAIAVALIARGILEQVLSSPAVASAGLLVTGAILWSTRTTLEKADQTEPSWAGALLIGVAQAFAILPGISRSGSTVAAALALGVAPAAAAEFSFLMGIIAISGAAVLMLPGLGDASPETLMAIALGCCAALSSGLVAIWLFVMLLRRKTFYQFAYYTCTVGVLFGLFIYFG; from the coding sequence TTGAGCCACCTTGAAGCGCTTTTACTCGGAGTGGTGCAGGGGCTGACCGAGTTTCTTCCGGTGTCGAGTTCGGGCCATCTCGTCATGTTCTCGACCCTGCTCGGACTCGAATCCGAAGGGGGATTGCTCTTTGAAGTGGCGGTACACGTCGCGACCCTGCTGGCGATCGCGCTCTATTACCGCGCAAAAATTCTCGAACTCGTGATCGGTGTCGTGGGCCGCGAAGCCTCGGCACTGCGCTATGTCGGCAAGCTCATCGTGGCGACGCTCCCCGCCATCGCCGTGGCATTGATCGCGCGGGGAATCCTCGAACAGGTTCTGTCGAGCCCCGCAGTCGCCTCTGCAGGGCTTCTCGTTACCGGGGCCATCCTGTGGTCTACCCGCACAACACTCGAGAAAGCCGATCAGACCGAGCCCAGCTGGGCCGGTGCACTCTTGATCGGCGTGGCCCAGGCCTTTGCGATCTTGCCGGGAATCTCGCGCAGTGGCTCGACCGTGGCGGCGGCGCTGGCCCTGGGTGTGGCGCCTGCGGCGGCCGCCGAATTTTCGTTCTTGATGGGAATCATCGCGATCAGTGGTGCGGCGGTCCTCATGCTCCCGGGGCTCGGCGACGCAAGCCCGGAAACGCTGATGGCAATCGCCCTCGGTTGCTGTGCAGCGCTGAGTTCGGGTCTGGTGGCGATCTGGCTATTCGTCATGCTGCTGCGCCGCAAGACCTTCTATCAGTTTGCCTATTACACCTGCACGGTTGGCGTGCTGTTTGGGCTGTTTATCTACTTTGGTTGA
- the xth gene encoding exodeoxyribonuclease III yields MRLYSWNVNGIRSVTKKGLIKWLDAANAEIVGLQEIRAWPEDIPEEVRALEDYHQTYTHPERKGYSGVGMFSKRKPDSVETSLGEERFDVEGRLQIVRFGRLIVANGYFPNGNGKDRDNSRIPYKLDWYRALFDKVQRLRRGGYRVLVIGDLNTAHKEIDLARPKANRKISGFCPEECAEIDRWIDAGWVDTFRAFEAGPEHYSWWSQRFGVREKNIGWRLDYVLASPAAMKFVRNAFIHPDSRGSDHCPVGVDLDPAIFG; encoded by the coding sequence GTGCGACTCTACTCCTGGAACGTCAACGGCATTCGCTCGGTGACGAAGAAAGGCCTGATCAAGTGGCTCGACGCAGCGAATGCTGAGATCGTCGGGCTCCAGGAGATCCGCGCCTGGCCGGAGGACATTCCCGAAGAAGTCAGGGCCCTCGAGGACTATCACCAGACCTATACCCATCCCGAGCGAAAGGGATATAGCGGGGTCGGCATGTTTTCGAAACGCAAGCCGGACTCGGTCGAGACGAGCCTCGGAGAGGAGCGCTTCGATGTAGAGGGGCGGCTGCAGATCGTACGTTTCGGCCGCTTGATCGTCGCAAACGGTTACTTCCCCAACGGCAACGGCAAGGATCGCGACAACAGTCGGATCCCCTACAAACTCGACTGGTACCGCGCTCTCTTCGACAAAGTCCAGCGTCTGCGCCGCGGCGGTTATCGTGTGCTGGTGATCGGAGATCTGAACACCGCCCACAAGGAAATCGATCTCGCTCGACCCAAGGCAAATCGGAAGATCAGCGGTTTTTGTCCAGAAGAATGCGCCGAGATCGATCGCTGGATTGACGCCGGTTGGGTCGACACGTTTCGTGCGTTCGAAGCAGGCCCCGAACACTACAGCTGGTGGAGTCAGCGCTTTGGGGTGCGGGAGAAGAATATCGGTTGGCGCCTGGACTACGTTCTGGCTTCACCGGCGGCGATGAAGTTCGTGCGCAACGCGTTCATCCATCCCGACTCGAGAGGCTCCGATCACTGCCCGGTGGGTGTCGATCTCGACCCCGCGATCTTTGGTTGA
- a CDS encoding ABC transporter permease, translating to MQNLVDAFSTAIQLLVTLDSDLMEIVTLSLEVSLSAVLLAALVGLPVGAAIAVSQFPGRSALVAVLNAMMGLPPVVVGLGVYLVLSRSGPMGFLGWLFTPQAMVIAQFLLIAPLIAALSRQAIEDLWEEYRELLQSLDVGRWATVQTLLWDARHRLLTTLLAGYGRAIAEVGAVIIVGGNIAHVTRVMTTAIALETSKGDIALALGLGIVLLIISLFINGAAAISSHVSQRAQTS from the coding sequence ATGCAAAATCTCGTCGATGCATTTTCGACCGCAATTCAGCTGCTTGTGACACTTGATTCGGATCTGATGGAAATCGTGACGCTCTCGCTCGAGGTGTCGCTCAGCGCGGTATTGCTCGCGGCGTTGGTCGGCCTGCCGGTTGGCGCCGCCATTGCGGTGTCCCAGTTTCCCGGACGCAGCGCCCTCGTCGCCGTGTTGAACGCGATGATGGGGCTGCCCCCTGTGGTGGTAGGTCTCGGCGTGTATCTCGTGCTCTCACGATCGGGGCCGATGGGGTTTCTGGGTTGGCTCTTTACGCCCCAGGCGATGGTGATCGCCCAGTTTCTGCTGATCGCTCCGCTGATCGCCGCGCTGTCGCGCCAGGCGATCGAGGATCTGTGGGAGGAGTATCGCGAACTGCTGCAGTCTCTCGACGTCGGCCGTTGGGCCACCGTACAGACGTTGCTCTGGGACGCGCGCCACAGGCTGCTGACCACCCTGCTCGCAGGTTACGGACGCGCGATCGCCGAGGTCGGTGCCGTGATCATCGTGGGCGGAAACATCGCTCACGTGACTCGGGTCATGACCACCGCGATCGCGCTGGAAACCAGCAAGGGAGACATCGCGCTGGCGCTCGGTCTGGGAATCGTGCTGTTGATAATCAGCCTGTTCATCAATGGAGCCGCCGCAATCAGCAGTCATGTCTCGCAGCGCGCGCAGACTTCATGA
- a CDS encoding ATP-binding cassette domain-containing protein produces MTSILPLSLEEIQFRVDGRVLLEPLSVSFESEGRSIIIGPNGAGKSLTMRIAHGLLKPTAGRVVWNGGSSGAFAREQAMVFERPVLLRRSALANVEYALARRGVTGHEGRRKAVEALERTGLMELAQRNARVLSSGEQQRLALARAWAVEPQVLFLDEPTAALDPSATRTVEQIIEAIVEAGTKIIMITHDMAQARRLSDEILFFNRGKLVERAPTEQFFEAPESDDARAFVKGELLW; encoded by the coding sequence ATGACATCGATTCTTCCCCTTTCGCTCGAGGAAATCCAGTTTCGGGTAGACGGCCGCGTCTTGCTGGAGCCCCTCAGTGTGAGCTTCGAATCCGAGGGTCGCTCGATCATCATCGGCCCCAATGGGGCCGGCAAGAGCCTGACCATGCGCATCGCCCACGGTCTGCTCAAACCGACCGCGGGTCGGGTGGTCTGGAACGGGGGCAGTTCGGGTGCGTTTGCCCGAGAGCAGGCAATGGTCTTTGAACGTCCGGTTCTGTTGCGCCGGAGCGCATTGGCAAACGTCGAATACGCCCTCGCCCGACGCGGCGTTACCGGCCACGAGGGAAGACGCAAAGCCGTGGAGGCGCTCGAGCGCACCGGTTTGATGGAATTGGCGCAGCGCAATGCCCGAGTTCTATCGTCCGGGGAACAGCAGCGTCTAGCCCTTGCTCGGGCCTGGGCCGTCGAACCTCAAGTCCTGTTTCTCGACGAACCCACCGCCGCTCTCGATCCATCGGCGACTCGAACAGTCGAACAGATCATTGAAGCGATTGTGGAAGCTGGGACCAAGATCATCATGATCACCCATGACATGGCCCAGGCCCGGCGTCTTTCGGATGAGATCCTTTTCTTCAACCGTGGGAAACTGGTCGAGCGCGCCCCGACCGAACAGTTCTTCGAAGCACCCGAGTCCGACGATGCGCGTGCATTTGTGAAAGGTGAATTGTTGTGGTGA
- a CDS encoding substrate-binding domain-containing protein, giving the protein MRCCGFALACCLTLILGTRVAAASAETFITLASTTSTDNSGLLDAILPQFKAETGIAVRVVAVGTGQALRLARSGDADVLLVHDRKSEERFVADGWGVARHALMHNDFIIVGPKTDPADIRGLVDVGEALARIADQQRPFTSRGDDSGTHKAELRLWQAAERDPVAFSGSWYRETGSGMGATLNTAAAMDAYAFVDRGTWLAFKNRLGLEVLVVGDPRLRNPYGVILVNPERHPHVKAGAGQAFIDWLLSPKGQKAIGSFRVSGEVLFIPDH; this is encoded by the coding sequence ATCAGGTGTTGTGGGTTCGCACTCGCTTGCTGTCTGACGCTGATTCTCGGAACACGAGTCGCCGCTGCCAGCGCCGAGACGTTCATCACCCTGGCTTCGACGACTTCGACCGACAACTCCGGGCTGCTCGACGCCATTCTCCCGCAGTTCAAAGCCGAGACGGGCATTGCGGTACGGGTCGTTGCAGTGGGTACGGGTCAGGCCTTGCGGCTCGCGCGCAGCGGCGACGCGGATGTCTTGTTGGTTCACGACCGGAAATCGGAAGAACGCTTCGTCGCCGACGGATGGGGAGTCGCGCGTCACGCACTCATGCACAACGACTTCATCATCGTCGGCCCCAAGACAGACCCGGCAGATATTCGCGGGCTCGTCGATGTCGGTGAGGCGCTGGCACGCATCGCCGACCAACAAAGACCGTTCACATCCCGCGGCGATGACTCCGGAACCCACAAGGCCGAACTGCGACTTTGGCAGGCGGCAGAACGCGATCCGGTCGCCTTCTCGGGCAGCTGGTACCGGGAAACCGGGTCCGGCATGGGGGCAACCCTGAACACGGCCGCCGCAATGGACGCCTATGCGTTTGTGGACCGCGGCACCTGGCTTGCGTTCAAGAACCGGCTGGGGCTGGAAGTTCTCGTGGTAGGCGACCCCAGGCTCCGCAACCCGTATGGAGTCATTCTGGTGAATCCCGAACGCCACCCACACGTGAAGGCCGGGGCCGGGCAGGCCTTCATAGATTGGCTGCTCTCGCCCAAGGGGCAGAAAGCAATTGGGAGCTTTCGGGTCAGCGGGGAAGTGCTGTTCATTCCGGATCACTAA
- a CDS encoding sigma-70 family RNA polymerase sigma factor has protein sequence MKAEQQVETTSKDDGRQAVTGATPVVSAEELDPGRERRPLESYFQEIGGTRTLKREEEVFLAKDLEAATAALRDALYLVPSSARHVVSRWDALRALSHTGAKLSESVGDEETGEIAARVERAVKKLRVLLATRAEHHEAAAGDYNSDLAKVDGKISKEMHNARLSLVLLVELRENALTLAREIRKTRRRTKRLAELEDETGVDKARMLKLAEDVEDAQEQMTTVKNRFIEHNLKLVVAIAKDYRNLGLSFPDLIQEGNLGLIRAVEKFDHRRGFKFSTYAVWWIRQALVRAIQNHSRTIRLPSHVHDRLQRSQRVRAELTGKLGREPTPAELAPALGTDTEALEALDRLSREAISLESNVSGTEKRLEDFVADQQGAMPDGGMDNDRLRTGVGTLIGSLTPREQLILRLRYGLAGEEEHTLEQIGQTLGLSRERVRQLEARALKRLRETQPALRLHPILEP, from the coding sequence TTGAAAGCGGAACAGCAGGTTGAGACAACCTCGAAAGATGACGGCCGGCAGGCTGTGACAGGGGCGACACCCGTCGTCTCGGCGGAAGAACTCGATCCCGGTCGCGAACGGCGACCGCTGGAGTCGTACTTCCAGGAGATCGGCGGTACCCGCACGTTGAAGCGCGAAGAAGAGGTCTTCCTCGCGAAGGACCTCGAAGCGGCCACTGCGGCCCTGCGCGATGCTCTTTACTTAGTGCCGAGTTCTGCTCGACACGTGGTTTCACGCTGGGACGCGCTCCGCGCCCTGTCCCACACCGGTGCGAAACTTTCCGAGTCGGTGGGGGATGAAGAGACCGGCGAGATCGCCGCACGAGTCGAACGAGCGGTCAAGAAGTTGCGAGTTCTGCTGGCGACGCGAGCGGAGCACCACGAGGCCGCCGCCGGCGATTACAACTCCGACCTGGCGAAGGTCGACGGCAAAATCTCGAAGGAAATGCACAACGCTCGCCTTTCCCTGGTGTTGCTGGTCGAGTTGCGAGAAAACGCGCTGACCCTGGCGCGAGAGATTCGCAAGACTCGCAGGCGGACCAAGCGTCTGGCCGAACTCGAGGATGAGACGGGCGTCGACAAGGCGCGCATGCTCAAGCTCGCGGAAGACGTCGAAGATGCTCAGGAGCAGATGACCACGGTCAAGAACCGTTTCATCGAGCACAACCTGAAGTTGGTTGTGGCCATCGCCAAGGACTACCGAAATCTCGGCCTCTCCTTTCCCGATTTGATTCAGGAAGGAAATCTCGGTCTGATCCGGGCGGTTGAGAAATTCGATCATCGACGCGGCTTCAAGTTCTCGACCTACGCGGTTTGGTGGATTCGACAGGCACTGGTTCGAGCGATTCAGAATCACTCACGGACCATTCGCCTTCCGTCTCATGTGCACGATCGGCTCCAGCGAAGCCAGCGGGTTCGCGCAGAGTTGACCGGCAAGTTGGGTCGCGAACCCACCCCGGCCGAACTCGCTCCGGCGCTGGGTACCGACACCGAAGCCCTGGAGGCATTGGATCGATTGTCCCGAGAGGCAATCTCGCTCGAATCGAACGTTTCGGGCACCGAAAAGCGGCTCGAGGACTTCGTTGCGGACCAGCAGGGCGCGATGCCCGACGGCGGAATGGACAACGATCGCTTGCGCACCGGCGTGGGCACGTTGATCGGTTCACTCACCCCACGCGAACAACTGATCCTGCGGCTGCGCTACGGCCTTGCGGGCGAAGAGGAGCACACCCTCGAGCAAATCGGCCAGACGCTTGGGCTGAGCCGAGAACGTGTCCGGCAGTTGGAAGCGCGGGCGCTCAAGCGACTGCGGGAAACTCAGCCTGCATTGCGGTTGCATCCGATTCTGGAGCCGTAA
- a CDS encoding GNAT family N-acetyltransferase: MESNSQIPVPFSERDFYLAEFRGRTLAIALPEEPAVAGEDRLVVEQVLADLAANDTRVILLGADTRLLSEFSGTAALETLGSDWVGTAWRQLQKHPSIGLVGSPGESLPALCSRVTLELKLAKLVWLGSRGVLWLPEGRRRSLVDLADLAELCAPALGSGEGTEAAAAAGDLDVELLREIEKMISGGLASVSACLPGALADELFTYVGSGTFYSPEGYTEVRALALDEYDAAENLIQRGIEEEYLLFRSDREVELALTNGFGAFVEGRYLAGICALLPYPEDRAGEIASLYALTRFLGEGVGAHLLRFAVSRAKDQGMKYVFACTTSPRVVDFFRRAGFCTASHAELPDAKWNAYNPDRLGEIRCLRLDLD; this comes from the coding sequence GTGGAGTCCAATTCTCAAATACCTGTTCCGTTCTCTGAACGAGACTTTTATCTCGCCGAATTTCGCGGGCGCACCCTCGCAATCGCCCTGCCTGAAGAGCCCGCGGTCGCCGGAGAAGATCGTCTGGTAGTGGAACAGGTCCTGGCCGACCTCGCCGCCAACGACACCCGGGTGATCTTGCTGGGAGCTGATACACGGCTGCTGAGCGAGTTTTCAGGCACGGCTGCGCTCGAGACACTCGGCTCCGATTGGGTGGGGACGGCGTGGCGCCAGCTTCAGAAGCATCCGTCGATCGGTCTCGTGGGCTCGCCCGGCGAGAGCCTGCCCGCACTGTGTTCCCGGGTCACCCTCGAGCTCAAACTGGCCAAGCTCGTGTGGCTCGGAAGCCGCGGTGTGTTGTGGCTGCCGGAAGGACGGCGGCGGTCGTTGGTTGATCTGGCCGATCTCGCCGAACTCTGTGCGCCAGCGCTGGGATCCGGAGAGGGGACTGAAGCAGCTGCGGCTGCTGGAGACCTCGATGTCGAGTTGTTGCGCGAGATCGAAAAAATGATCTCCGGCGGACTCGCTTCGGTCAGCGCGTGTCTACCCGGTGCGCTCGCAGACGAGCTCTTTACCTATGTGGGCTCGGGCACCTTCTATTCGCCCGAGGGATACACCGAAGTGCGGGCGCTCGCTCTCGACGAATACGACGCGGCAGAGAACTTGATACAGCGGGGTATCGAAGAAGAATATCTGCTGTTTCGGTCCGATCGAGAGGTCGAACTCGCGCTGACCAACGGATTCGGGGCCTTCGTCGAAGGGCGCTACCTCGCTGGAATTTGCGCGCTGTTGCCCTATCCCGAGGATCGGGCCGGAGAGATCGCCTCGCTCTATGCGCTCACGCGATTTCTCGGAGAAGGTGTCGGCGCTCATCTGCTCCGGTTTGCGGTCTCTCGCGCGAAAGACCAGGGCATGAAGTACGTATTTGCCTGCACGACGTCGCCCCGGGTCGTTGACTTCTTTCGCCGAGCAGGCTTTTGCACTGCGTCCCACGCTGAGTTGCCCGACGCCAAATGGAATGCGTACAACCCGGACCGCCTCGGGGAGATTCGCTGTCTCAGGCTGGACCTGGACTGA
- a CDS encoding NAD(P)H-quinone oxidoreductase, with the protein MKAITIEEPGDESCMKLAEVEAPAMRPGCVRIRVAATSVNRADLLQRQGLYPPPPGASPILGLECAGEVIEIADDAADFAVGDRVMALLSGGGYAEEVVVAAGSVMRIPERLSYLEAAGFSEVFLTVFLNVFQLAGLPDGGSALVHGGGSGIGTAFIQLVKAAGATCVVTAGSDEKCERCLDLGADVAVNYRTGDFVAAAREATGGDGVDVILDSIGGPYLGQNLSSLATGGRLVLIGLMGGAKAEISLGQLLLKRLQIMGSTLRGRTDLEKAAIVQGLMARFADALENGAIGPVVDRVLPLEQAPEAHRVMKAGEHFGKVVLSLS; encoded by the coding sequence TTGAAGGCCATCACGATAGAAGAACCCGGTGACGAGTCGTGCATGAAGCTCGCAGAGGTCGAAGCACCGGCGATGCGTCCCGGGTGCGTGCGCATCCGCGTAGCGGCAACCTCGGTCAACCGCGCTGATCTGCTGCAGCGTCAGGGGCTTTATCCTCCACCTCCCGGTGCCTCTCCGATCTTGGGACTCGAATGCGCAGGTGAGGTCATCGAAATTGCCGACGATGCCGCGGATTTTGCAGTCGGTGATCGCGTGATGGCTTTGCTCTCCGGAGGGGGATACGCCGAAGAAGTCGTCGTCGCAGCGGGCAGTGTGATGCGGATTCCAGAGAGACTCAGCTACCTGGAGGCGGCTGGGTTTTCCGAGGTCTTCCTGACGGTCTTCCTCAATGTGTTTCAACTCGCCGGACTCCCCGACGGAGGTAGCGCCCTGGTACACGGGGGAGGCAGCGGCATTGGCACGGCCTTCATCCAACTCGTGAAGGCCGCGGGAGCGACTTGTGTCGTGACCGCGGGCAGTGATGAAAAGTGCGAGCGTTGTCTGGATCTCGGTGCCGATGTCGCGGTCAACTATCGCACGGGCGACTTTGTCGCGGCGGCGCGCGAGGCGACGGGAGGTGACGGAGTCGATGTAATTCTCGATTCGATCGGCGGTCCCTATTTGGGACAGAACCTGAGTAGTCTCGCGACCGGCGGGCGGCTTGTGCTGATCGGCTTGATGGGTGGTGCCAAGGCAGAAATATCACTCGGCCAACTTTTGCTCAAGCGACTTCAGATCATGGGTTCGACCCTGCGCGGCCGCACAGACCTCGAAAAGGCTGCAATCGTTCAAGGCCTGATGGCTCGCTTTGCAGACGCCCTCGAGAACGGCGCGATCGGCCCGGTCGTGGACCGGGTGTTGCCCTTGGAGCAAGCGCCCGAGGCCCATCGGGTCATGAAAGCCGGTGAACACTTTGGCAAGGTGGTGCTCTCGCTTTCCTAG
- the ndk gene encoding nucleoside-diphosphate kinase, which yields MAKQQRTFGIIKPDAVAAGSAGKILAKIDESGLKIIAMKLMRLSEAQAQGFYAVHKERPFFGDLVKFMTEGPVVAIVMEGDDAIARWRDLMGPTNSEEAPAGTIRGDFGTDIERNASHGSDAPETANLEISYFFNAMEIQAPSEAL from the coding sequence ATGGCGAAGCAACAACGAACATTTGGAATCATCAAGCCGGACGCCGTCGCGGCGGGCAGTGCGGGGAAGATTCTCGCGAAGATCGACGAAAGTGGTCTCAAAATCATTGCAATGAAACTGATGAGACTGAGCGAAGCCCAGGCGCAGGGCTTCTACGCCGTTCACAAGGAGCGGCCATTTTTCGGAGATCTGGTCAAATTCATGACGGAAGGGCCGGTCGTCGCGATCGTCATGGAAGGCGATGACGCCATCGCTCGCTGGCGCGATTTGATGGGCCCCACCAACTCTGAAGAGGCGCCCGCCGGAACGATTCGCGGCGACTTCGGCACCGACATCGAACGCAATGCATCCCACGGCAGCGATGCCCCGGAAACCGCGAATCTAGAAATTTCCTATTTCTTCAATGCGATGGAAATTCAGGCCCCGAGCGAGGCGCTCTAG